From a region of the Constantimarinum furrinae genome:
- a CDS encoding Fur family transcriptional regulator, protein MKEIENTLKNKNVRPTAMRILIYKYMAEKEIAVALTDIENAFTKADRTTLYRTLKTFEERGIVHQIDDGTNISKYALCEPGCNCEIEQDLHLHFHCNNCDETVCLTEHKIPQVNLPDGYIAENANLVIKGICEKCSGQ, encoded by the coding sequence ATGAAGGAAATAGAAAATACATTGAAAAATAAAAATGTACGTCCTACGGCAATGCGCATTTTGATTTATAAGTATATGGCCGAGAAAGAAATTGCAGTTGCATTAACGGACATTGAGAACGCTTTCACGAAAGCTGACAGAACTACTCTGTACCGGACCTTAAAAACTTTTGAAGAAAGAGGAATCGTGCATCAAATTGACGATGGCACTAATATTTCAAAATATGCACTTTGTGAACCTGGGTGCAATTGTGAAATTGAACAAGATTTACACTTACATTTTCATTGCAACAACTGCGATGAAACAGTATGCCTCACAGAACATAAGATACCTCAGGTTAATCTACCTGATGGATATATAGCTGAGAATGCAAACTTAGTGATTAAAGGTATT